In one Flavobacteriales bacterium genomic region, the following are encoded:
- the tsf gene encoding translation elongation factor Ts has translation MAITAADVNKLRQMTGAGMMDCKKALTEANGDFDAAIDLLRKQGQKVAAKRADRDATEGLVIAKTAADGTRGVLVCTNCETDFVAKNADFAAMADRIAAIALEKGTDTVEALKAAAYDSNGLTIAEKLIEQTGVIGEKIDVSACHALDAGFVFAYNHPGNKVASLVGLSKAGFETVAKDVAMQVAAMAPIALDKESTPQSVIDKEIEIGKELAIQEGKPADMAEKIAMGRLNKFFKESTLLAQEFIKDNKLSVEQYVKAADKDLKVTGFKRHSLTI, from the coding sequence ATGGCTATCACCGCCGCTGATGTGAACAAGCTGCGCCAGATGACCGGCGCGGGCATGATGGACTGCAAGAAGGCCCTCACCGAGGCGAACGGGGACTTCGATGCCGCCATCGACCTGCTGCGCAAGCAGGGCCAGAAAGTGGCCGCCAAGCGCGCCGACCGCGACGCCACCGAAGGCCTCGTGATCGCGAAGACCGCCGCCGACGGCACCCGCGGCGTGCTGGTGTGCACCAACTGCGAGACCGACTTCGTGGCCAAGAACGCCGACTTCGCTGCCATGGCCGACCGCATCGCCGCCATCGCGCTGGAGAAGGGCACGGACACCGTGGAGGCGCTGAAGGCCGCCGCCTACGATAGCAACGGCCTCACCATCGCTGAGAAGCTCATCGAGCAGACCGGGGTGATCGGGGAGAAGATCGACGTGAGCGCCTGCCACGCCCTGGATGCCGGCTTCGTGTTCGCCTACAACCACCCGGGCAACAAGGTGGCGAGCCTCGTCGGCCTGAGCAAGGCCGGGTTCGAGACCGTGGCCAAGGATGTGGCCATGCAGGTGGCCGCCATGGCCCCCATCGCGCTCGACAAGGAGAGCACCCCCCAGAGCGTGATCGACAAGGAGATCGAGATCGGCAAGGAGCTGGCCATCCAGGAAGGCAAGCCCGCTGACATGGCCGAGAAGATCGCCATGGGCCGTCTGAACAAGTTCTTCAAGGAGAGCACCCTGCTCGCCCAGGAGTTCATCAAGGACAACAAGCTCAGCGTGGAGCAGTACGTGAAGGCCGCCGACAAGGACCTCAAGGTCACCGGCTTCAAGCGCCACTCGCTCACCATCTGA
- the rpsB gene encoding 30S ribosomal protein S2, with translation MARVEFERLLDAGVHFGHLRRKWNPNMAPYIFGEKKGIHIIDLNKTSAKLEEAANAMKSIARGGKKVLFVATKKQAKDIVAEKVKATGMPFVTERWSGGMLTNFGTIRRTIKKMATIDRMKTDGTFENMSKRERLQVSRQREKMEKNLGSIADLTRLPSALFIVDIVKEHIAVAEARKLNIPTFAMVDTNSDPTLVDFPIPANDDATKSIELIVDTMIAAINEGLEERKNDKTAVDENAEEEGTEVAAADEAAPATDENA, from the coding sequence ATGGCACGTGTAGAATTCGAACGCCTGCTCGACGCCGGCGTGCATTTCGGCCACCTGCGCCGGAAGTGGAACCCCAATATGGCCCCGTACATCTTCGGGGAGAAGAAGGGCATCCACATCATCGACCTGAACAAGACCAGCGCCAAGCTGGAAGAGGCCGCCAACGCGATGAAGAGCATCGCCCGCGGCGGTAAGAAGGTGCTCTTCGTGGCCACCAAGAAGCAGGCGAAGGACATCGTGGCCGAGAAGGTGAAGGCCACCGGCATGCCCTTCGTCACCGAGCGTTGGAGCGGTGGCATGCTCACCAACTTCGGCACCATCCGCCGCACCATCAAGAAGATGGCCACCATCGATCGCATGAAGACCGATGGCACCTTCGAGAACATGAGCAAGCGCGAGCGGCTCCAGGTGAGCCGTCAGCGCGAGAAGATGGAGAAGAACCTGGGCTCCATCGCCGACCTCACCCGCCTGCCCAGCGCGCTGTTCATCGTGGACATCGTGAAGGAGCACATCGCTGTGGCCGAGGCCCGCAAGCTCAACATCCCCACCTTCGCGATGGTGGACACCAACAGCGATCCCACCCTGGTGGACTTCCCCATCCCGGCTAACGACGACGCCACCAAGAGCATCGAGCTCATCGTGGACACCATGATCGCCGCGATCAACGAGGGCCTGGAGGAGCGCAAGAACGACAAGACCGCCGTAGACGAGAACGCCGAGGAGGAAGGCACGGAGGTGGCAGCTGCCGATGAGGCCGCTCCCGCCACCGATGAGAACGCCTGA
- the rpsI gene encoding 30S ribosomal protein S9 translates to MATTNSLGRRKTSVARVILSEGKGNITVNGRDSKEYFPILLQQFKLQQPFKLTDTVGKYDAVVTVDGGGITGQVDAVRLGIARALVKLDPEHKPKLKAEELMTRDPRAVERKKFGRKKARKRFQFSKR, encoded by the coding sequence ATGGCAACCACCAACAGCCTCGGTCGCCGCAAGACCTCCGTCGCCCGCGTGATCCTCTCCGAGGGCAAGGGCAACATCACGGTGAACGGCCGCGACAGCAAGGAGTACTTCCCCATCCTCCTGCAGCAGTTCAAGCTGCAGCAGCCCTTCAAGCTCACCGACACCGTGGGCAAGTACGACGCCGTCGTGACGGTGGACGGCGGCGGCATCACCGGCCAGGTGGACGCCGTGCGCCTGGGCATCGCCCGTGCGCTGGTGAAGCTCGATCCCGAGCACAAGCCCAAGCTCAAGGCCGAGGAGCTCATGACGCGCGACCCCCGTGCGGTTGAGCGGAAGAAGTTCGGACGCAAGAAGGCGCGCAAGCGCTTCCAATTCAGCAAGCGTTAA
- the rplM gene encoding 50S ribosomal protein L13 has protein sequence MASTTHTTSMANKATVQPEWLLVDAENEVLGRLASKVAMLVRGKHKPTFTPHVNCGDHVVVINADKVRLTGNKMADKEYQRYSLYPGGQTREKAKDLKARKPEALLEIAVRGMLPKNRLGRRLFNNLHVVAGTQHKHEAQKPRTFDLNTIK, from the coding sequence GTGGCATCGACGACCCACACCACCAGCATGGCCAACAAGGCCACCGTGCAGCCCGAGTGGCTGCTGGTAGACGCTGAGAACGAAGTACTTGGCCGACTCGCCAGCAAAGTGGCGATGCTCGTGCGCGGCAAGCACAAGCCCACCTTCACCCCGCATGTGAACTGCGGTGACCATGTGGTGGTGATCAACGCCGACAAGGTGCGCCTCACCGGCAACAAGATGGCCGACAAGGAGTACCAGCGCTACAGCCTCTACCCCGGCGGCCAGACCCGCGAGAAGGCCAAGGACCTGAAGGCCCGCAAGCCGGAGGCCCTGCTGGAGATCGCCGTGCGCGGCATGCTCCCCAAGAACCGCCTGGGCCGGCGCCTCTTCAACAACCTCCACGTCGTGGCGGGCACGCAGCACAAGCACGAAGCCCAGAAGCCACGCACCTTCGACCTGAATACGATCAAGTAA
- a CDS encoding CsgG/HfaB family protein, with the protein MKPLLTLIVAAALLMPAAASAQARTVDVKFNRQPKRDWSEHKAIVIGDFAAPDQAITDRSRDISEAVAQVMNELKNGPRIYDRNQLEKVLKDQKKQLSGNFDETTVTEIGKLIGGSGIMLTGRVQQDDFFQASSSGRIPLNRYGGGIAYNNKEGTYILSVNFTLLDLTTGETKGSFNDYVTIEAKNSGVGYIGAADINKGELQREALIKFQEKFRQWVAPYVLMETIKLKTDPGFNKRLDPAIKHFELDEVDAAVEMFKGMAEDAALKPVAQLRAKYNYGLLLLAKGDCAAAMALFKSISLADGASKMDYEDYKDGYEMAKEQCAAEARKQP; encoded by the coding sequence ATGAAGCCCCTGCTGACCCTCATAGTCGCCGCCGCGCTCCTCATGCCCGCCGCAGCCTCGGCGCAAGCCCGCACCGTGGACGTGAAGTTCAACCGCCAGCCGAAGCGCGACTGGTCGGAGCACAAAGCCATCGTCATCGGTGATTTCGCCGCTCCCGACCAGGCCATCACGGACCGCTCGCGGGACATCTCCGAGGCCGTGGCCCAGGTGATGAACGAACTGAAGAACGGCCCCAGGATCTATGACCGCAACCAGCTGGAAAAGGTGCTGAAGGACCAGAAGAAGCAGCTCTCCGGCAACTTCGACGAAACCACGGTCACCGAGATCGGGAAGCTCATCGGGGGCTCCGGCATCATGCTCACCGGCCGTGTGCAGCAGGATGACTTCTTCCAGGCCAGCTCCTCCGGCCGGATACCGCTGAACCGGTATGGCGGAGGGATCGCCTACAACAACAAGGAGGGCACCTATATCCTGTCGGTCAACTTCACGCTGCTGGACCTGACGACGGGCGAGACCAAGGGCTCGTTCAACGACTATGTCACCATCGAAGCGAAGAACTCCGGCGTGGGCTACATCGGCGCTGCTGACATCAACAAGGGCGAGCTGCAGCGCGAGGCGCTCATCAAGTTCCAGGAGAAGTTCCGGCAATGGGTGGCGCCGTACGTGCTGATGGAGACCATCAAGCTGAAGACGGACCCCGGCTTCAACAAGCGGCTCGACCCCGCCATCAAGCACTTCGAGCTCGATGAGGTGGACGCAGCGGTGGAGATGTTCAAGGGGATGGCCGAGGATGCCGCATTGAAGCCGGTGGCGCAGCTGCGGGCGAAGTACAACTACGGTCTCCTGCTGCTGGCCAAGGGGGATTGCGCGGCTGCCATGGCTCTTTTCAAGTCCATCAGCCTGGCCGACGGCGCATCCAAGATGGATTACGAGGACTACAAGGACGGCTACGAAATGGCCAAGGAGCAGTGCGCTGCCGAGGCCAGGAAGCAGCCCTGA
- the kbl gene encoding glycine C-acetyltransferase, with the protein MYGKLQHHLQRELKAIDDAGLFKRERIITSEQGAEITVNGKQVLNFCANNYLGLSSHPDVVRAAHATLDTHGYGMSSVRFICGTQDIHKELEARLATFHGTEDTILYAACFDANGGVFEPLLGEEDAIISDVLNHASIIDGVRLCKAKRYRYANNDMADLEVQLKAARADGARHIIIVTDGVFSMDGIVADLKGICDLADRYEALVMVDECHAAGFIGRTGRGSVEHCGVMGRVDIITGTLGKALGGAMGGYTTGRKEIIEMLRQRSRPYLFSNSLAPAIVGASIAVIDLLSSTTELRDRLERNVDRFRTGIEALGFKTRGAGAAIVPVMLGDAKLSQVMADKLLEEGIYVIGFFYPVVPKDTARIRVQLSAAHTDAHIDRALAAFGKVGRELGVIR; encoded by the coding sequence ATGTACGGCAAGCTCCAGCACCACCTGCAGCGCGAACTCAAAGCCATTGATGACGCGGGCCTCTTCAAGCGCGAGCGCATCATCACCAGTGAGCAGGGCGCGGAGATCACCGTGAATGGCAAGCAGGTGCTGAACTTCTGCGCCAACAACTACCTCGGCCTCAGTTCGCACCCCGACGTGGTGAGGGCCGCCCATGCCACCCTGGACACACATGGCTACGGCATGAGCAGCGTGCGCTTCATCTGCGGCACGCAGGATATCCACAAGGAGCTGGAGGCCAGGCTGGCTACATTCCATGGCACCGAGGACACCATCCTTTACGCCGCCTGCTTCGATGCCAACGGCGGCGTGTTCGAGCCCTTGCTCGGTGAGGAGGACGCGATCATCAGCGATGTCCTCAACCACGCGAGCATCATCGATGGCGTACGGCTCTGCAAAGCGAAGCGCTACCGCTACGCCAATAATGACATGGCCGACCTGGAGGTGCAGCTGAAGGCGGCCCGGGCGGATGGCGCGCGCCACATCATCATCGTCACCGATGGGGTCTTCAGCATGGACGGCATCGTGGCCGACCTCAAGGGCATCTGCGACCTGGCCGATCGATACGAGGCACTGGTCATGGTGGATGAGTGCCATGCCGCCGGCTTCATCGGCAGGACCGGACGAGGCAGCGTGGAGCATTGCGGCGTGATGGGCCGTGTGGACATCATCACCGGCACGCTGGGCAAGGCGCTCGGCGGCGCCATGGGCGGCTACACCACCGGCCGCAAGGAGATCATCGAGATGCTGCGCCAGCGTTCCCGACCCTACCTCTTCAGCAACTCCCTGGCCCCTGCCATCGTGGGCGCCAGCATCGCCGTGATCGACCTGCTCAGCAGCACCACCGAGCTGCGTGACCGCCTGGAGCGCAATGTGGACCGCTTCCGCACGGGCATCGAGGCCCTGGGCTTCAAGACCCGGGGCGCCGGCGCCGCCATCGTACCCGTGATGCTCGGCGATGCCAAGCTCAGCCAGGTGATGGCGGATAAGCTGCTGGAGGAGGGCATCTATGTGATCGGCTTCTTCTACCCCGTGGTGCCCAAGGATACGGCCCGCATCCGCGTGCAGCTCAGCGCGGCCCACACCGATGCCCATATCGACAGGGCCCTGGCGGCCTTCGGCAAGGTGGGCAGGGAGCTGGGGGTGATCCGGTGA
- the gatC gene encoding Asp-tRNA(Asn)/Glu-tRNA(Gln) amidotransferase subunit GatC produces the protein MRIDDATLDRIAELARLDYSDPAARKAMLADMERVLSFVERLNAVDTKGVEPLIFMTEEADVLREDVAQVSITKQEALMNAPVKDSDYFKVPRVVDKG, from the coding sequence ATGAGGATCGACGACGCCACCTTGGACCGGATCGCAGAGCTGGCCCGGCTCGACTACAGCGACCCCGCGGCTCGGAAGGCCATGCTCGCTGACATGGAGCGCGTGCTATCATTCGTGGAGCGGCTCAATGCCGTGGACACGAAGGGCGTGGAGCCGCTGATCTTCATGACCGAGGAGGCCGACGTGCTGCGCGAAGACGTGGCGCAGGTCTCGATCACCAAGCAGGAAGCCCTGATGAATGCGCCCGTGAAGGATAGCGACTACTTCAAGGTGCCGCGCGTGGTGGATAAGGGCTGA
- a CDS encoding lysophospholipid acyltransferase family protein, whose translation MTPAALPERPRVRDGESRRNPVARWLFLPLRWAYKLWFGFVFFSSLVLLYLPFRVLLKKPDRYARAFRLKRAWAWFLQWASGVPVRLVRRAPLPEPPYVICCNHSSYLDIIQMYNVIPRYFLFMGKYELLKWPLFNIFFKGMNIAVNRGSHTEAAKAFRRAAQAIDRGTSIALFPEGTIPDCTPRMKPFKDGAFKLAIEKQVPIVPVTFLDHWRLFGEPLELLARARPGVARAVVHDPIPTQGLTEADLPALRRRVYEVIEGPLLADDVGQSPTSHP comes from the coding sequence ATGACTCCGGCAGCCTTACCCGAGCGCCCGCGCGTGCGCGATGGAGAGAGCCGCAGGAACCCTGTGGCGCGTTGGCTCTTCCTGCCCCTGCGCTGGGCCTACAAGCTGTGGTTCGGCTTCGTCTTCTTCAGCTCCCTGGTGCTGCTCTACCTGCCGTTCCGGGTGCTGCTCAAGAAACCCGACCGCTATGCCAGGGCCTTCCGGCTCAAGCGGGCTTGGGCCTGGTTCCTGCAGTGGGCCAGCGGTGTCCCCGTTCGACTGGTCCGCCGGGCGCCCTTGCCGGAACCGCCCTATGTGATCTGCTGCAACCACAGCAGCTACCTGGACATCATCCAGATGTACAACGTCATTCCGCGGTACTTCCTGTTCATGGGCAAGTATGAACTGCTCAAATGGCCGCTCTTCAACATCTTCTTCAAGGGCATGAACATCGCCGTGAATCGGGGCAGCCATACCGAAGCCGCCAAGGCCTTCCGGCGCGCGGCGCAGGCCATCGACCGTGGCACCAGCATCGCCCTCTTCCCCGAGGGTACCATCCCCGATTGCACCCCTCGGATGAAGCCCTTCAAGGACGGAGCCTTCAAGCTGGCGATCGAGAAGCAGGTCCCCATCGTGCCCGTCACCTTCCTGGACCACTGGCGCCTCTTCGGCGAGCCGCTCGAGCTGCTTGCGCGCGCCAGGCCCGGAGTCGCCCGGGCGGTCGTGCACGACCCCATCCCCACGCAGGGCCTCACGGAGGCCGACCTGCCGGCGCTGCGACGGCGGGTCTACGAAGTCATCGAAGGCCCCCTGCTTGCAGACGACGTCGGGCAATCGCCAACTTCGCACCCATGA
- the trpS gene encoding tryptophan--tRNA ligase yields MARILTGIQSTGTPHLGNVLGAIRPAIAMSTAPGNDSFLFIADLHSLTQIKDAAVLRSNTYSVAAAWLACGLDAHRTVFYRQSDVPEVTELAWYLSCFFPYSRLALAHSFKDKADRLEDVNGGLFLYPMLMAADILLYDAELVPVGKDQKQHLEFTRDVAERFNHQMGDTFVLPDARIDEQVMIVPGTDGEKMSKSRNNLIRLFAPEKELKQEVMGIVTDSAPLEAPKDPETNNVYKLFRLVAPSDAVNAMAEKFRAGGYGYGHAKKELLGALLDGFRAERDTYARLMNDKAELDARLKEGADKARAVASGVLNRVREKLGY; encoded by the coding sequence ATGGCACGCATCCTCACCGGCATCCAGAGCACCGGCACGCCCCACCTGGGGAATGTGCTCGGCGCCATCCGACCCGCCATCGCCATGAGCACGGCGCCGGGCAACGATTCCTTCCTCTTCATCGCCGACCTGCACTCGCTCACCCAGATCAAGGATGCGGCCGTGCTCCGCAGCAACACTTACAGCGTGGCCGCCGCGTGGCTCGCATGCGGGCTGGATGCGCACCGCACGGTGTTCTACCGCCAGAGCGATGTGCCCGAGGTGACCGAGCTGGCCTGGTACCTCAGCTGCTTCTTCCCCTATTCGCGCCTGGCGCTGGCCCACAGCTTCAAGGACAAGGCCGACCGGCTAGAGGACGTGAACGGCGGGCTCTTCCTCTACCCCATGCTCATGGCCGCCGACATCCTGCTCTACGACGCGGAGCTGGTGCCCGTGGGCAAGGACCAGAAGCAGCACCTGGAGTTCACGCGCGATGTGGCCGAGCGCTTCAACCACCAGATGGGCGACACCTTCGTGCTGCCCGATGCGCGCATCGACGAGCAGGTGATGATCGTGCCCGGCACCGACGGCGAGAAGATGAGCAAGAGCCGCAACAACCTCATCCGCCTCTTCGCGCCGGAGAAGGAGCTGAAGCAGGAGGTGATGGGCATCGTTACGGACAGCGCGCCGCTCGAAGCGCCTAAGGACCCCGAGACGAACAACGTGTACAAGCTCTTCAGGCTCGTGGCGCCCTCCGATGCGGTGAATGCCATGGCGGAGAAGTTCCGCGCGGGCGGCTATGGCTACGGCCACGCCAAGAAGGAGCTGCTGGGCGCCCTGCTCGATGGCTTCCGCGCCGAGCGCGACACCTACGCCCGCCTGATGAACGACAAAGCCGAGCTCGATGCGCGACTGAAGGAAGGTGCGGACAAGGCGCGGGCCGTGGCGAGCGGGGTACTGAATAGGGTGCGCGAGAAGCTGGGTTACTGA
- a CDS encoding amidohydrolase family protein, protein MRCIDPRVVLVTALLSGAVARAQVPTPAPAQAKSILITAGTVHVGDGRAIDDGAVGFRAGRIDYVGFDYGVKAAYDTVIDAKGQHVYPGFILPDSPLGLIEIEQARATVDKQDVGQYEPELRARSAYKADSRVTPTVRANGVLLAQCAPRGLAIAGTSSVVQLDAWDNDGAIVKADDGIWMTWPAAYQRHGWWAEPGETDSEKKDERLLRLADLRDFFRRARAYAAMSPPPVADSRMEAMRGLFDGRRTLFVRADAAREISEAVQFAKAEGVKRMVIAGGYDAWRVADLLRDNQVDVILRRTHSLPLRPDDDIDLPYRLPALLKERGVRFCLGYSGDHEHVGGRNLPFVAGTARAYGLSSEDALRAITLDAAAILGIDQRCGSLAVGKDATVIVSAGDALDMRGNDVRWAFIEGRRIVLDDHQKQLYRQYLEKLQRGQ, encoded by the coding sequence ATGAGGTGCATTGATCCCCGGGTGGTGCTCGTCACCGCGCTGCTCAGCGGGGCCGTGGCCCGCGCTCAAGTGCCCACGCCCGCCCCGGCGCAGGCGAAGAGCATCCTCATCACCGCCGGCACAGTGCATGTCGGCGACGGCCGCGCGATCGACGATGGCGCCGTGGGCTTCCGCGCCGGCCGGATCGATTACGTGGGCTTCGACTATGGCGTGAAGGCCGCCTACGATACCGTGATCGATGCCAAGGGCCAGCATGTGTATCCGGGCTTCATCCTGCCCGATTCGCCCCTTGGCCTCATCGAGATCGAGCAGGCCCGCGCCACCGTGGACAAGCAGGACGTCGGCCAGTACGAGCCCGAGCTCCGCGCGCGCTCCGCCTACAAGGCCGATTCGCGCGTGACCCCTACCGTACGCGCCAACGGCGTCCTGCTCGCGCAATGCGCACCCCGCGGGCTCGCCATCGCCGGAACGAGCAGCGTGGTGCAGCTCGATGCGTGGGACAACGATGGCGCCATCGTGAAGGCCGACGACGGCATTTGGATGACCTGGCCCGCGGCATACCAGCGCCACGGATGGTGGGCCGAGCCGGGCGAGACGGACAGCGAGAAGAAGGATGAGCGCCTGCTGCGGCTGGCGGATCTGCGCGACTTCTTCCGCCGCGCAAGGGCCTATGCCGCAATGTCCCCGCCGCCCGTGGCCGACTCGCGCATGGAGGCGATGCGCGGGCTCTTCGACGGACGCCGGACGCTCTTCGTGCGGGCCGATGCCGCGCGGGAGATTTCCGAGGCCGTTCAATTCGCCAAGGCCGAGGGCGTGAAGCGCATGGTGATCGCCGGCGGCTACGACGCCTGGAGGGTGGCCGATCTGCTGCGCGACAACCAGGTGGATGTGATCCTGCGGCGCACGCACAGCCTGCCCCTGAGGCCGGACGATGACATCGATCTGCCCTATCGGCTTCCTGCCCTGCTGAAGGAGCGCGGCGTCCGGTTCTGCCTGGGGTACTCCGGCGATCACGAGCACGTGGGCGGCCGTAACCTGCCCTTCGTCGCCGGCACCGCGCGTGCCTACGGCCTCTCTTCCGAGGATGCGCTCCGTGCCATCACGCTCGATGCCGCCGCCATCCTCGGCATCGACCAGCGCTGCGGCAGCCTTGCTGTGGGCAAGGATGCCACGGTCATCGTCTCCGCGGGCGATGCGCTGGACATGCGCGGCAACGATGTGCGCTGGGCTTTCATCGAGGGCCGCCGCATCGTGCTCGACGACCATCAGAAGCAGCTGTACCGCCAGTACCTCGAAAAGCTTCAGCGGGGTCAGTAA